The following coding sequences lie in one Musa acuminata AAA Group cultivar baxijiao chromosome BXJ3-1, Cavendish_Baxijiao_AAA, whole genome shotgun sequence genomic window:
- the LOC135628785 gene encoding WEB family protein At5g16730, chloroplastic-like — protein MLPSKPKSAIFEASNNKNTQGALKVSRTSRTGSTKPDAGSTSPMAKQPSSMSKPRVSVDRSPRSAESKTANKNSTTPDKLPRAAKALEMQEKLHAVEKDLKKARDQLASVELEKIKAVEELNEAKQQLQQATEAQRRAEESLGMEKLRASELEKSGKHASWKREEELQREIEGLRSRQTLDASAMSSMAQELERIKAELVDATNARELALTQADDAKRTAELLSEEVGRLKASHDSKLDDASKEATEMIQKMDAEVSAMQLELGRAKAAEEKLAQMEALVEKLQIEVADARKGKSDASELVDEWRKKTEMLKADLEEAYQSEKSASDSLAAMMVQLEESKSLFEDAESEISTLRGKIKSLGIEVAKQKTDLEESDRQLDSAQQDAVNIGKTVELLKLELQTLEEEKLQAVNREKVAAAKAESLTEENDKLINELKISKDEGEKASKAMEGLASALQALSREARDKEERLLRTEAEVEEAQAEIEQLNIALRNTEERYEVMLDEARYDIVCLKKIVERFEAEASKSSNEWAAKELNFANTIKELEEEIAAMKVEMARMVELQKAAEQATQEAKADAAETMTKLRQTETGAMCAYGAAEESKHESLRLREALLDKETELQSIAQENDDLRGQEAAALQKASVLLTQATAKKVEGQHLKGNEEDDVASERDHEEESIDDDDDDDEDMGSNTDGSSINLTDGTNGSTDDGTASSPAKQQQQQQQQRKKALLHKFGNLLKNKNF, from the exons ATGCTGCCCTCCAAACCCAA ATCCGCCATATTTGAAGCTTCCAACAATAAGAACACACAAGGAGCACTTAAGGTTAGCAGAACGAGCAGAACTGGATCTACCAAGCCGGACGCTGGATCCACTTCTCCCATGGCGAAGCAACCTTCTTCCATGTCAAAACCGCGTGTCTCTGTTGATCGGTCTCCGAGATCAGCTGAATCGAAGACTGCAAACAAGAACAGCACTACTCCTGAC AAACTTCCGCGGGCAGCCAAGGCGTTGGAGATGCAGGAGAAGTTGCATGCCGTGGAGAAGGACCTGAAGAAAGCAAGGGACCAGTTGGCTTCTGTCGAGCTAGAAAAGATCAAAGCTGTTGAGGAACTGAATGAGGCGAAGCAGCAACTCCAACAAGCTACTGAGGCGCAGAGGAGGGCTGAGGAGAGCTTGGGGATGGAGAAGCTCCGAGCCAGCGAGCTGGAGAAGTCAGGCAAACATGCTTcctggaagagggaggaggaacttCAGAGGGAAATCGAAGGACTTCGGAGCCGACAAACTCTTGATGCTTCTGCAATGAGTTCCATGGCGCAAGAACTCGAGAGGATCAAAGCAGAGCTTGTTGATGCCACCAATGCGAGAGAGCTCGCATTGACCCAAGCTGATGACGCAAAGAGAACCGCTGAGCTCTTGTCCGAGGAAGTCGGCCGTTTAAAGGCCTCACACGACTCCAAGCTGGATGACGCAAGCAAGGAAGCGACAGAGATGATCCAAAAGATGGATGCCGAGGTAAGTGCTATGCAACTCGAACTCGGAAGAGCAAAGGCAGCTGAAGAGAAGCTGGCTCAGATGGAAGCACTGGTCGAGAAGCTTCAGATCGAGGTGGCTGATGCTAGGAAGGGCAAGTCAGATGCATCCGAGCTGGTCGACGAGTGGAGGAAGAAGACAGAGATGCTGAAGGCTGATCTGGAAGAAGCATACCAGTCAGAGAAATCTGCGTCAGATTCCCTGGCGGCCATGATGGTACAACTGGAAGAGAGCAAGTCTCTCTTCGAGGACGCCGAATCCGAGATATCAACTCTCCGAGGGAAGATAAAGTCACTGGGGATCGAGGTGGCGAAGCAGAAGACCGACCTCGAGGAATCAGATCGGCAGCTCGATTCAGCGCAACAAGACGCAGTCAACATTGGGAAGACGGTGGAGCTACTGAAATTGGAGCTTCAGACTCTGGAGGAGGAGAAGCTGCAGGCAGTAAACAGGGAAAAGGTTGCTGCTGCGAAAGCTGAGAGCCTGACGGAGGAGAACGACAAACTCATCAATGAGCTCAAGATAAGCAAAGACGAAGGGGAAAAGGCCAGCAAGGCAATGGAAGGATTAGCTTCGGCACTGCAAGCCCTCTCCAGAGAAGCCCGAGATAAGGAAGAAAGGCTTCTGAGAACAGAGGCCGAGGTTGAAGAAGCTCAAGCGGAGATAGAGCAACTCAACATAGCTCTCAGAAACACCGAAGAGAGGTACGAGGTGATGCTCGACGAGGCGCGATACGATATCGTTTGCCTCAAGAAAATAGTCGAAAGATTCGAAGCCGAAGCGAGCAAATCAAGCAATGAGTGGGCTGCAAAGGAGCTGAACTTTGCCAACACCATCAAAGAGTTGGAAGAAGAAATTGCTGCCATGAAGGTTGAGATGGCAAGAATGGTGGAGTTGCAGAAAGCCGCTGAGCAGGCAACACAGGAAGCCAAGGCAGACGCAGCTGAGACGATGACTAAGCTAAGACAAACGGAGACCGGCGCGATGTGCGCTTACGGAGCAGCAGAGGAGTCAAAGCACGAGAGTTTGCGTTTGAGGGAAGCATTGTTGGACAAGGAAACGGAGCTGCAGAGCATCGCGCAAGAGAACGACGACCTCCGCGGGCAGGAAGCAGCGGCACTGCAGAAGGCCTCTGTCTTGCTCACACAGGCCACGGCCAAGAAGGTGGAAGGCCAGCATCTGAAAGGCAACGAGGAGGACGATGTGGCATCGGAGAGGGATCACGAGGAGGAATcgatcgacgacgacgacgatgatgatgaagaCATGGGATCGAATACGGATGGCAGCAGCATCAATCTGACGGATGGAACCAATGGGAGCACCGATGATGGGACTGCTTCCTCGCCcgccaagcagcagcagcagcagcagcagcagaggaagAAGGCATTGCTGCACAAGTTTGGGAACCTTCTGAAGAACAAGAACTTTTAG
- the LOC135628492 gene encoding uncharacterized protein LOC135628492 isoform X1, with translation MATATSLTTPFVTGSVAQSTKLRLQNEKLKSYQSRLAIPQKSKLLKCRPNLSVHAEHSDSSKGGGGDFVTGFLLGGAIFGTLAYVFAPQIRRSLLNEDEHGFRKAKRPLYYDDGLERTRQTLNAKISQLNNAIDNVSSRLRGRNIEVTESVEADSEVEAAM, from the exons ATGGCGACGGCGACCTCCTTGACGACTCCCTTCGTCACCG GCAGCGTAGCTCAGTCAACAAAGTTGAGGTTGCAGAATGAGAAGCTCAAATCTTATCAATCTCGATTGGCTATTCCTCAGAAATCAAAATTGCTAAAATGCCGCCCAAATTTGTCTGTCCATGCTGAGCACAG TGATAGTTCCAAAGGTGGAGGTGGTGATTTTGTTACAGGTTTTCTTTTAGGAGGAGCTATTTTTGGAACACTGGCTTATGTATTTGCTCCACAG ATAAGGAGATCATTGCTGAATGAAGATGAACATGGATTCCGGAAGGCCAAGCGACCTTTATATTATGACGATGGCCTGGAG AGGACACGACAAACGCTGAATGCAAAGATCAGCCAGCTGAATAATGCAATCGACAATGTCTCTTCTCGCTTAAGAGGTCGGAACATTGAGGTGACGGAATCTGTTGAAGCCGACTCTGAAGTGGAAGCTGCGATGTAG
- the LOC135628492 gene encoding uncharacterized protein LOC135628492 isoform X2, producing MATATSLTTPFVTGSVAQSTKLRLQNEKLKSYQSRLAIPQKSKLLKCRPNLSVHAEHSDSSKGGGGDFVTGFLLGGAIFGTLAYVFAPQIRRSLLNEDEHGFRKAKRPLYYDDGLEQRTRQTLNAKISQLNNAIDNVSSRLRGRNIEVTESVEADSEVEAAM from the exons ATGGCGACGGCGACCTCCTTGACGACTCCCTTCGTCACCG GCAGCGTAGCTCAGTCAACAAAGTTGAGGTTGCAGAATGAGAAGCTCAAATCTTATCAATCTCGATTGGCTATTCCTCAGAAATCAAAATTGCTAAAATGCCGCCCAAATTTGTCTGTCCATGCTGAGCACAG TGATAGTTCCAAAGGTGGAGGTGGTGATTTTGTTACAGGTTTTCTTTTAGGAGGAGCTATTTTTGGAACACTGGCTTATGTATTTGCTCCACAG ATAAGGAGATCATTGCTGAATGAAGATGAACATGGATTCCGGAAGGCCAAGCGACCTTTATATTATGACGATGGCCTGGAG CAGAGGACACGACAAACGCTGAATGCAAAGATCAGCCAGCTGAATAATGCAATCGACAATGTCTCTTCTCGCTTAAGAGGTCGGAACATTGAGGTGACGGAATCTGTTGAAGCCGACTCTGAAGTGGAAGCTGCGATGTAG
- the LOC135629563 gene encoding MND1-interacting protein 1-like: MGSNGRDKSLRGGRRARRAAKHPLESAPPEAPCAPAAAPSFPVHPAASAADPDPALAGSNSSPIPAPAGYDDAGWGYCTEEQLEEILLKNLDFIYKEALSRLVSLGYDEETALRAILCSGHCYGSMDVLSNILHNALAHLKSPLPQSAAVRAAAPQQDSSAVPGNGFTDLRHLQEYSLAGMVCLLQQVRPTLTRGGAMWCLLMSELHVGRASTIEIPPLPPSAATYPAPTLAPLGVPAAAPATAGGDAGEFTQTASLCKFHDAAATAAATTGVSDVADPRCYDLLHSLKSTLRQNACTFPPGSGFRPFIKPSPQPETSDLATGQQQPKEVNAVASAARVENDSPDIGVVDSVLKALESMSLDDNGTEDPKKEMILDVIRQIRELESQVKERKEWAQQKALQAARKLSNDLTELRLLRMEREENQRLKKGKQALEDTTMKRLTEMENALKKVSGQVDRANAVVRRLETENAEIRAEIEASKLSASESSRTCTEVTRREKKCLKKLVAWEKQREKMQEEIAEEKKKIRLMQQELDEVKAATKEYEMKWKQEIKAKEEAIALAEEERRLKEAAKVNAHRRHEALRRKREIDFQRLKDDVQRLDEELARLKASAGSNSLIAPSANASRTADAADIKNLKEPNMKALTGLKKQQESSNKLNRSRACIICKKDEVSVVFLPCSHQVVCGSCNEEHEKEGKSSCPCCSVRIEERIRVYGASS, encoded by the exons ATGGGCAGCAACGGTAGGGATAAATCGCTCCGGGGCGGTCGGAGGGCTCGCCGCGCTGCTAAGCACCCGCTGGAGTCCGCCCCCCCAGAGGCCCCTTGCGCCCCGGCAGCCGCCCCTTCCTTCCCTGTCCACCCCGCAGCTTCCGCGGCCGATCCTGACCCCGCCCTCGCCGGCTCGAATTCTAGCCCTATCCCTGCCCCCGCCGGCTACGACGATGCCGGATGGGGCTACTGCACGGAGGAGCAGCTGGAGGAGATCCTCCTTAAGAACCTTGATTTCATCTACAAGGAGGCGCTCTCGCGGCTCGTCTCTCTGGGTTACGATGAGGAGACGGCGCTCCGTGCCATCCTCTGCAGCGGCCACTGCTACGGATCGATGGATGTGCTCTCCAATATCCTCCACAACGCCCTCGCTCATCTCAAGTCTCCGCTGCCTCAGTCGGCGGCCGTGAGAGCTGCAGCTCCCCAACAGGATTCCTCCGCCGTGCCTGGCAACGGATTCACCGACCTTCGCCACCTCCAGGAGTACTCCCTCGCCGGGATGGTCTGCCTTCTTCAGCAAGTGCGCCCCACTCTCACTCGTGGCGGTGCGATGTGGTGCCTCCTGATGAGCGAGCTGCACGTGGGCCGCGCCAGCACCATTGAGATACCGCCGCTGCCACCGTCCGCCGCCACCTATCCTGCCCCTACCCTAGCCCCGCTCGGAGTCCCTGCCGCCGCCCCAGCCACCGCTGGCGGTGATGCCGGCGAGTTTACTCAAACTGCTAGTCTTTGCAAGTTTCATGACGCGGCCGCCactgcagccgccaccaccggcgTCAGTGATGTTGCTGATCCCAGGTGCTACGATCTCCTGCATTCTCTGAAGTCCACCCTGAGGCAGAATGCCTGCACGTTTCCTCCTGGTTCTGGTTTTCGCCCATTCATAAAGCCATCTCCACAGCCAGAGACCTCCGATTTGGCTACGGGGCAGCAACAACCGAAGGAGGTCAATGCTGTTGCTTCTGCGGCTAGAGTGGAGAATGACTCCCCAGACATTGGTGTCGTTGATTCTGTGCTGAAGGCCTTGGAAAGCATGAGTCTAGATGACAATGGCACTGAGGATCCCAAGAAAGAGATGATATTGGATGTCATTCGCCAAATTCGGGAGCTCGAGTCCCAGGTGAAGGAGCGCAAGGAGTGGGCTCAACAGAAGGCACTGCAGGCTGCTCGCAAGCTGAGCAATGACCTCACAGAGCTGAGGTTGCTGAGGATGGAAAGGGAGGAAAACCAGCGCttgaagaaggggaagcaggcATTGGAGGACACAACCATGAAGCGACTAACTGAGATGGAAAATGCATTGAAGAAGGTAAGTGGGCAGGTGGACCGAGCAAATGCTGTAGTCCGGCGGCTGGAGACAGAAAATGCAGAGATAAGAGCTGAAATAGAGGCATCAAAACTGAGTGCATCAGAGTCTTCAAGGACATGTACGGAGGTGACGAGGAGGGAGAAGAAATGCCTTAAAAAGCTGGTGGCCTGGGAGAAACAGAGGGAGAAGATGCAGGAGGAAATtgctgaggagaagaagaagatcagGCTGATGCAACAGGAGTTGGATGAAGTCAAGGCTGCAACAAAGGAATACGAG ATGAAGTGGAAACAAGAAATAAAGGCCAAGGAAGAAGCCATTGCACTGGCTGAGGAGGAGCGTAGACTCAAAGAAGCAGCTAAAGTAAATGCCCACAGAAGACATGAGGCACTTCGGCGAAAAAGAGAAATAGATTTTCAACGCCTCAAGGATGATGTTCAGAGGCTTGACGAAGAACTTGCTCGTCTCAAGGCATCTGCAGGATCAAATTCACTGATTGCTCCATCAGCGAATGCTTCGAGGACAGCAGATGCAGCAGATATTAAGAATCTTAAAGAACCCAACATGAAGGCACTCACTGGGCTCAAGAAACAACAAGAGTCTTCCAACAAACTGAATCGCAGCAGAGCATGCATCATCTGCAAGAAGGATGAGGTCTCAGTTGTCTTCCTACCATGTTCTCATCAGGTTGTGTGCGGAAGTTGCAATGAGGAGCATGAGAAGGAGGGCAAATCTAGTTGCCCCTGTTGCAGTGTCAGAATCGAGGAGAGGATACGGGTTTATGGTGCCAGCTCTTAG
- the LOC135628613 gene encoding transcription factor MYB41-like, which yields MGRPPCCDEFGLKKGPWTPEEDEKLKDYIGKHGQGNWRRLPKLAGLNRCGKSCRLRWTNYLRPDIKRGEFTDEEEKLILQLHAVLGNKWSAIATRLPGRTDNEIKNYWNTNMRKKLLQVGIDPMTHQPRTDLNLLATMPGLLTVANLGSLTSSLDNSLQQQADAAHLIKLQLMQNLVQLLTCSATPNLDLLRLFAPASPRNHRPNDVLALIRQLSSLVILQSLTPTASREGLQHLANSLSVGGGEAVAAAPAPADDLSWESTVKHKGCGTATCVFPTSNSTASLDPVSPENMSRSETTSLEGSISTSFEDWDALNLDDLDNDFGWKEILE from the exons ATGGGGAGGCCACCATGTTGCGATGAGTTCGGGTTAAAGAAGGGGCCATGGACGCCGGAGGAGGACGAGAAGCTGAAGGACTACATTGGGAAGCACGGGCAGGGGAATTGGCGGCGGTTGCCGAAGCTTGCGGGGCTCAACCGGTGCGGCAAGAGCTGCAGGCTTAGGTGGACGAACTACCTCCGTCCCGATATCAAGCGGGGGGAGTTCACGGACGAAGAGGAGAAGCTCATACTTCAGCTTCATGCTGTCCTCGGAAACAA GTGGTCGGCCATCGCCACCAGGCTACCTGGGaggaccgacaacgagatcaagaactattgGAACACAAACATGAGGAAGAAGCTCCTCCAAGTGGGCATCGACCCCATGACGCATCAGCCAAGAACCGACCTCAATCTGCTCGCGACCATGCCCGGCTTACTGACAGTGGCCAACCTGGGAAGCTTGACGAGCTCCCTGGATAACTCCCTTCAGCAGCAGGCAGATGCTGCACACTTGATCAAGTTGCAGTTGATGCAGAACCTTGTTCAGCTCCTAACCTGCAGTGCCACTCCAAATCTGGACCTGCTCCGCCTCTTTGCACCTGCTTCTCCGAGGAACCATCGACCGAACGACGTCTTAGCTTTGATCCGCCAGCTCTCGAGCCTCGTCATCCTGCAGAGTTTGACGCCCACGGCCTCGAGAGAGGGTCTGCAGCACTTGGCCAACAGCCTTTCCGTGGGCGGTGGAGAAGCGGTAGCTGCTGCTCCGGCACCTGCAGATGATTTGAGCTGGGAAAGTACGGTGAAGCATAAAGGTTGTGGCACAGCTACTTGTGTCTTCCCCACCTCGAATTCTACAGCTTCCTTGGATCCAGTCTCTCCAGAAAACATGAGCAGGAGTGAGACCACCTCTCTCGAGGGATCTATTAGTACATCCTTTGAGGACTGGGATGCCCTAAACCTGGATGACTTAGACAATGATTTCGGCTGGAAAGAGATCTTAGAGTGA